The Geothrix sp. DNA segment CCGGCCAGCAGGCGATCGATCTTGCGAAGGATGTGGCCTTCCCGGGGATTGCCCACCACCTTCACCCGGGCCACCGGATCCGTGGCATGGACCGACACATGGATGGGGCTTAGCCGCTCGCGCACGATGCGGTCCAGCTCCGCGTCATCGCTGCTCGACAATGTCGTGAAGTGCCCGTAGAGGAAGGAGAGCCGCACATCTTCGTCCTTCAGGTAGAGCGACTTGCGGAAGCCCTTGGGCATCTGGTGGACGAAGCAGAACACGCAGTTCTGCTTGCAGACCTTCACCTCGTCCTGGGCCAGGTCCACGCCGATGCCCTCGCCGCCGTTCTCCACAAAAGCCTTGAACGTGCTGCCGTCCGGGCGCTGCAGCACGAGCTCCGCCTCGTCCTCCCGGGTGATGAGGTACTGGTAGCTCAGCTGGTCCAGCACCGCCTCGCCGTGGATCTTCAGCAGCGTGTCGCCGGGACGGATCCCCGCCTCCTCGGCCAGACTGCCGGGTTCCACGGTGATGATCTGGACGCCTTTCTGGGCCAAGGGACGCTCCTGCTCCGGATTCCCTTCGGGAATCCGGAGGTAGATTGTCTCATTGGGGGGGAAGAATGGCCTTTCCTATCTCCGGCCCGCCAGGGCCAGAGCCTCGTATGGATCTCAAGCAGGAGCCTTTGTAGCCTTCCTTGCCTCGACCACCTTGTCAGCGTCGCGGCCCACCAGTTCCTGCAGGTGGTGGAAGGCCCAGGTGAAGGAGCCGACGCCCATGGTGAGGCTGCGGAGTTCCACCACCACATCGCTCATCTCGGCCTGGGGGATGTAGGCCGACACGATGTCCCAGCCCTTCCAGCCGGGCTTGGCATCGAAGCCGAGCACCTGGCCGCCTCGGCGCCCGGTGACGAGACGCTGGGCCTTGGGCGTGAACTCGCTGGGCACGCTGATGTGCACTTCGCTGATGGGCTCCAGCAGCACGGGGTTGCAGACCGGCGCGGCCTCGTTCATGCCGATGCGGGCGGCGGTCTTGAAGGCCATGTCGGAGCTGTCCACCGTGTGGTAGCTGCCATCCACCAGGGCCACGTAGATGTCCACGACGGGGAAGCCCAGGGGGCCGCGCTTCATCCAGTCCACGACCCCGTGTTCCACGGCGCCGAAGAAGTTCTTGGGCACCACGCCACCCACGATCTTCTCCTCGAACTCGAAGCCTTCCCCGCGCTGTCTCGGCTTGATCTCCAGCCAGACATCGCCGAACTGGCCGTGGCCACCGGTCTGGTGCTTGTGGCGTCCGTGGACCTTGGCGGCCTTGGTGAAGGTCTCCCGGTAGGGAACCATGGGCGGGTGGTGCAGCACGTCCAGGCCGAAGCGGCTCTTGAGGCGGTCCAGGGCGCACTTGAGGTGCACCTCGCCCTGGCCCCAGAGGATGCGCTCCTGGGTTTCGGCGTTCTGCTCCACCTTCAGGGAGGCGTCCTCTTCGCAGAGCCGCTGCAGCGCGAGGGACAGCTTCACGTCGTCGCCACTCTTGGTGGTGTGCAGGCTCAACGCCAGCATGGGCTGAAGAGGCTCGGGCCAGGCGAGCTCCACCTTGGCATTGGGGGTCAGGCCTTCGCTGGTGTGCACCTCGTCCATGCGGCCCAGGGCCACGACCTCGCCCACCGTGGCCTTCTGCTGCTTGATCTGCTGGGCGCCGAAGAGCTTGTTGATGCCGCTGACACGGTTGCCCGCCAGGGAGCTGCCATCGGCCACCTCGCCGCGCCACACGCGGGAGATGCTCAGCTTGCCCACGTGCTGGGCATGCACGGTCTTGAAGACCTGCACCAGCGTGTCCTTGCCCTCGGGAATGCCCAGGCGGGCGGCCGTGGCCTCCACCCGGGGAGCCTCGTCGCAAAGGGCCTGAAGCAGGCGGCGCACGCCCGTGTCCTTGTCCGCGGAGCCAAAGTAGACCGGCACCAGCAGGTCCTCGCGGACATCCTTGGCCAGGTCCTCGGAGACCTCCTCCTCGGGCGGAACCAGGTCGCTGAGCAGCTCTTCCATCAAGTGATCGTCAAAGTCCGCAAGCTTCTCCAGCAGGGCCTGGCGGGCTTCCTGCTCCTCGGGCACGACGGAGTCCGGCAGCTGCACCAGGTCCGCATCCTTGCCGGCCTCGTACTTGTAGGCGTGCTCGCTGATGAGGTCCACGTAGCCGGTGATCTGATCGCC contains these protein-coding regions:
- a CDS encoding elongation factor G, whose translation is MSGNSQSTPRVAAIVGPYLSGKTSLMESLLFVAGALPRKGSVKEGNTVGDASMEAKARQMSVEASLATCEYQGEAWTLIDCPGSVEFRQEAVHALMAADIAVVVCDPDPARALMAAPALKFLDDHRIPHVLFINKMEAPGSAGKLKDVLNALQVVSERPLVLVEIPIREGDQITGYVDLISEHAYKYEAGKDADLVQLPDSVVPEEQEARQALLEKLADFDDHLMEELLSDLVPPEEEVSEDLAKDVREDLLVPVYFGSADKDTGVRRLLQALCDEAPRVEATAARLGIPEGKDTLVQVFKTVHAQHVGKLSISRVWRGEVADGSSLAGNRVSGINKLFGAQQIKQQKATVGEVVALGRMDEVHTSEGLTPNAKVELAWPEPLQPMLALSLHTTKSGDDVKLSLALQRLCEEDASLKVEQNAETQERILWGQGEVHLKCALDRLKSRFGLDVLHHPPMVPYRETFTKAAKVHGRHKHQTGGHGQFGDVWLEIKPRQRGEGFEFEEKIVGGVVPKNFFGAVEHGVVDWMKRGPLGFPVVDIYVALVDGSYHTVDSSDMAFKTAARIGMNEAAPVCNPVLLEPISEVHISVPSEFTPKAQRLVTGRRGGQVLGFDAKPGWKGWDIVSAYIPQAEMSDVVVELRSLTMGVGSFTWAFHHLQELVGRDADKVVEARKATKAPA